From a single Kryptolebias marmoratus isolate JLee-2015 linkage group LG6, ASM164957v2, whole genome shotgun sequence genomic region:
- the slc37a1 gene encoding glucose-6-phosphate exchanger SLC37A1, translating into MAPVPPGIRLLTSFNRDQWYRALTFALTFLLYTSFHLSRKPISIVKSELHKNCSSANELATVGSGGSGSQEPPPPSLHTNTDCSWKPFDKSNYKQLLGAMDYSFLCAYAVGMYVSGIIGERLPIRLYLTVGMLTSGLFTCLFGLGYVYNVHNLGFYIFVQVANGLVQTTGWPSVVTCIGNWFGKGRRGLIMGLWNSHTSVGNILGSLIAGYWVSSNWGLSFIVPGLIIAAMGVICFLFLIEHPNDLKSVYAQNLSPTKSVSFKSWNGANGHSEVYLQYKDNKYQSSDTELLLPRDSVCVPVQPVVVVKSESEPSAISFMGALRIPGVIEFSLCLLFAKLVSYTFLFWLPLYITKAAHLDAKKAGDLSTLFDVGGIVGGILAGVISDKLGKRATTCAIMLLLAAPMLYGFSMISQFGLGPTIVMLLVCGGLVNGPYALITTAVSADLGTHKSLKGNARALSTVTAIIDGTGSVGAAVGPLLAGLLSARGWDKVFYMLMTADFLALLLLLQLVMKELASSKSRPISAVEFKEH; encoded by the exons ATGGCTCCTGTTCCTCCGGGGATCCGCCTGCTGACGTCCTTCAACAGGGACCAATG GTACAGAGCTCTGACCTTTGCCCTCACCTTCCTGCTCTACACCAGCTTCCACCTCTCCAGGAAACCTATTAGCATCGTCAAG AGCGAGCTTCATAAGAACTGCTCATCGGCCAATGAACTAGCCACTGTTGGGTCAGGCGGCAGCGGGAGCCAGGAGCCCCCCCCACCATCACTTCACACCAACACGGACTGCAGCTGGAAACCTTTTG ATAAAAGCAACTACAAACAGCTGCTGGGAGCCATGGACTACTCCTTCCTCTGTGCGTACGCCGTTGGGATGTACGTCAG TGGCATCATTGGAGAGCGGCTGCCCATTCGGCTTTATCTCACTGTGGGAATGCTGACCAGCGGACTCTTCACTTGTCTGTTTGGGCTGGGCTACGTCTACAACGTTCACAACCTGGGCTTCTACATCTTTGTCCAG GTGGCCAATGGCTTGGTTCAGACCACTGGCTGGCCCAGTGTGGTGACCTGCATAGGGAACTGGTTTGGAAAGGGAAG ACGTGGACTCATCATGGGCCTGTGGAACTCCCACACCTCAGTAGGAAACATCCTGGGCTCTCTGATCGCTGGCTACTGGGTCTCTTCTAACTGGGGCCTTTCCTTCATTGTACCAGGCCTTATTATCGCAGCCATGGGCGTGATctgcttcctcttcctcattgAAC aTCCTAATGACCTGAAAAGTGTGTATGCTCAGAATCTGTCTCCGACTAAGAGC gttTCATTTAAGAGCTGGAATGGAGCAAATGGACACTCTGAGGTTTATCTGCAGTACAAGGACAACAAATACCAG AGCTCTGACACAGAGCTGCTGTTGCCTCGGGACTCGGTGTGTGTTCCTGTGCAGCCCGTCGTCGTGGTGAAGAGCGAGTCGGAACCATCCGCCATCAGCTTCATGGGAGCTCTACGAATACCC GGAGTGATTGagttctctctctgtctgctgtTTGCCAAGCTGGTCAGTTACACTTTCCTCTTCTGGCTGCCTCTTTACATCACCAAAGCAG CTCATCTGGATGCAAAGAAAGCTGGAGATCTCTCCACACTGTTTGATGTTGGAGGAATCGTGG GGGGGATCTTGGCTGGAGTGATCTCTGATAAACTGGGGAAGAGAGCTACTACATGTGCAATCATGTTACTGCTGGCTGCTCCCATG CTGTATGGTTTCTCCATGATCAGTCAGTTTGGTCTGGGCCCAACCATCG TGATGCTGTTGGTTTGTGGTGGACTGGTCAATGGACCATATGCTCTCATCACTACTGCAGTGTCTGCTGATCTG GGGACCCACAAAAGCCTGAAGGGCAATGCCAGAGCGTTGTCTACTGTCACTGCCATCATTGACGGAACAGGGTCTGTTG GTGCAGCTGTGGGCCCCCTGCTGGCAGGGCTGTTATCTGCACGTGGCTGGGATAAGGTCTTCTATATGCTGATGACCGCTGACTTCCTCGCTCTGTTG ctccTGTTACAGCTTGTGATGAAGGAGCTGGCCTCGTCTAAATCCCGTCCCATCTCTGCTGTTGA GTTTAAGGAGCATTGA
- the LOC108232336 gene encoding ribosomal RNA processing protein 1 homolog B, producing the protein MASVQEPEVFLAQRLASNEKTIRTRTIRKLRKYISVRSLKASGGFTEDELLKLWKGLFYCLWMQDKPLLQEELSNHIASLIHGFHDIDKQLMYLESFLQTLKREWNGIDRLRMDKFYQLVRFMFRQTFEVLKRKNWETSAVVKFLQLLTSDLLQNDTKAPSGLQFHILNLYLTELAAVGSAELTADQNLVFIEPFCTTAAKTKNRTLFSAICSNIFSTIIDQAPFAVEDLMKEMKASDSDSGQESEEEDEDGLHEEDKTRSKTACKKSAGRQINGRKPSEEDDDEDDPFHSEDSDSEMPRDDMGPVLQFDYSAVADKLFELASRNSTSGYNRQKLYKIIKVLRDLSEGIFPGYEEEEEVSTDEDDDMFCSRKRMKRPARMDNDEEEAPTKKKRKDEPGKKKEELNKQNQNTDSVDGPVHNEKKKKKRKKKKKKKNAENKEQSSVQVESNNKETCSEDLPETVQLQNSSSETPEVPAGALLLEATKQPEVTEEGRPESQPSESKNQSKKKKKKGNLRDSTPGVTDVEEQTFTSTEASSEAEALVQVKKKKGLKAGDCMQIRCETTASPKVGDKTPAKNKKKSQKAKVDPASVNGVSLSAEVTSEDRLDSGFELTPQGATSTKKKHKKKSQKTEKVAADVGSTVDEITCGASEHNSTVQPKKMRKKKSKQEVKLTPEEESGQTHEESAAADDHAPTPSKKKKNKKGSTSAEEEETQSPLMDAQTGLQTSTKKKKKKILKQTAGQNQDGSQLQVDLGEDTDNDTIMSTGKPAKKKKRKIPVEFEYEADEVEGMTTPISLVTGAKTKRGSDVSERSTPLSLKKSQKGKSIKSDFITFQSKTRVPQPLFCKTSRSPNTPLSSKKKRFTPMSESKKVTFGLKNNKTAEFKKTDRSLLLSPDGTSRVPFDPQQKPKFGVLKSPITPSSTKKTCSSTPRNKAKRRPMAADFF; encoded by the exons ATGGCGTCTGTTCAGGAGCCAGAGGTTTTTCTGGCTCAGAGACTAGCCTCCAATGAGAAGACCATCCGGACCAGAACCATCAGGAAGCTGAGGAAGTATATCAGTGTCCGATCCCTGAAAGCGTCAG GTGGATTCACAGAAGATGAACTTCTCAAACTGTGGAAGGGTCTTTTCTACTGCCTTTGGATGCAGGACAAACCACTGCTGCAG gaAGAGCTGTCCAACCACATCGCCTCCTTGATCCACGGCTTTCATGACATCGACAAAC AGCTGATGTACCTGGAAAGCTTCCTGCAGACCTTAAAAAGAGAGTGGAACGGTATTGACAGGCTGCGGATGGACAAGTTCTACCAG CTGGTTCGCTTCATGTTCAGACAAACCTTTGAGGTGCTGAAGAGGAAGAACTGGGAGACAAG CGCGGTGGTcaagtttctgcagctgctgaccTCCGACCTCCTGCAGAACGACACCAAGGCTCCGTCCGGGCTGCAGTTCCACATCCTGAACCTTTACCTGACCGAACTGGCAGCTGTCGGTTCTGCAGAG ctcaCTGCCGATCAGAACTTGGTGTTCATTGAACCCTTCTGCACAACAGCAGCCAAAACCAAGAA TCGAACGCTGTTCAGTGCCATCTGCAGCAACATCTTCAGCACCATCATCGACCAGGCTCCATTTGCTGTTGAAGATCTGATGAAGGAGATGAAAGCCTCGGACTCTGATTCAGGACAGGAatctgaggaggaggacgaggacggCTTACATGAAGAAGATAAAACGAGGAGTAAAACAGCCTGCAAGAAATCAGCAGGAAGACAGATCAATG GCAGGAAACCAAGcgaagaagatgatgatgaagatgatccGTTTCATTCGGAGGACTCTGACTCTGAGATGCCACGTGATGACATGGGACCGGTTTTACAG TTTGATTATTCTGCTGTGGCTGACAAACTCTTCGAGCTGGCAAGTCGCAACAGCACATCGGGATACAACCGGCAGAAACTCTACAAAATAATCAAAGT GCTGCGTGACCTCAGTGAAG GGATCTTTCCCGGttatgaggaggaggaggaggtctccacagatgaggatgatgacatgttctgcagcaggaagaggatgaagagaCCAGCTCGTATGGACAATGATGAGGAGGAGGCaccaacaaaaaagaagaggaaagatGAGCCAG ggaagaaaaaggaggagctgaacaaacaaaaccagaacactGATTCTGTAGATGGGCCGGTTCataatgaaaagaagaagaagaaaaggaagaagaagaagaagaagaagaacgcTGAAAACAAGGAGCAGAGCTCTGTTCAAGTTGAGAGTAACAATAAGGAGACTTGTTCAGAAGATTTACCAGAAACGGTTCAGCTGCAGAACTCCTCCTCAGAAACCCCGGAGGTCCCAGCAGGAGCTCTGCTCCTCGAGGCAACAAAGCAGCCTGAAGTCACAGAAGAAGGCCGACCAGAGTCTCAGCCCTCCGAGAGTAAGAATCAGtctaagaagaagaagaaaaaaggaaacctgCGTGATTCTACACCTGGTGTCACAGATGTAGAGGAGCAGACCTTCACTTCAACTGAGGCATCCTCTGAAGCAGAAGCTTTAGTAcaagtgaagaagaagaagggccTGAAAGCTGGTGATTGCATGCAGATCAGATGTGAGACAACAGCATCCCCTAAGGTGGGTGATAAAACCCCTgccaagaacaaaaagaagagtCAAAAGGCTAAAGTGGATCCTGCATCAGTGAACGGTGTGAGTTTATCAGCCGAGGTCACATCAGAAGACCGTCTAGACTCTGGGTTTGAGCTCACGCCTCAGGGTGCAACGTCAACCAAGAAGAAGCACAAAAAGAAGAGTCAAAAAACCGAGAAGGTTGCAGCTGATGTAGGGAGCACCGTGGATGAAATCACATGTGGAGCATCAGAGCACAACAGCACAGTGCAACctaaaaagatgagaaagaagaagagcaaacaggaagtgaagcttACCCCAGAGGAGGAGAGTGGTCAGACGCATGAAGAGTCGGCAGCTGCAGATGATCATGCTCCAACACCatcgaagaagaagaagaataaaaaaggatccacatctgcagaggaagaagaaacacaaagtcCTCTGATGGATGCTCAAACAGGACtacaaacatcaacaaaaaagaagaagaagaagattttgAAGCAGACAGCAGGCCAGaatcaagatggcagccagCTGCAGGTGGATCTTGGTGAAGACACAGACAATGACACCATTATGTCAACTGGGAAAccagcaaagaagaagaagaggaagatcCCTGTAGAGTTCGAGTATGAAGCAGATGAGGTGGAGGGGATGACGACACCAATCAGCTTGGTTACAGGAGCGAAGACCAAACGAGGCAGT GATGTCAGTGAGCGCTCCACTCCTCTGAGCctaaaaaagtcacaaaagggGAAGAGCATCAAATCAGACTTTATCACCTTTCAGAGCAAAACTCGTGTCCCACAGCCTCTGTTCTGTAAGACCAGCAGGAGCCCAAATACACCACTTTCCTCCAAAAAG aaaaggtTTACTCCCATGTCAGAATCAAAGAAGGTGACTTTTGGACTcaagaataataaaacagccG AGTTTAAGAAGACCGATCGCAGTTTACTGCTGAGTCCAGACGGGACGTCACGAGTGCCCTTTGACCCACAGCAGAAACCAAAGTTTGGGGTCTTAAAGTCTCCCATCACCCCCAGCAGCACCAAGAAGACCTGCTCCAGTACGCCAAgaaacaaagctaaaagaagaccCATGGCAGCCGACTTCTTCTAA